The following proteins are encoded in a genomic region of archaeon BMS3Bbin15:
- the rbr1 gene encoding rubrerythrin-1: MENTIKNLTKAFIGESQARNRYTIHAKIAKKEGYEQISEIFLITADNEREHAKWLFRLINELKQKLPENPDEIIVEATAPTTLGNTIDNLKAAIGGEHYENTEMYPEFARVAEEEGYADIAKRLMAISRAEEHHEKRYKKLLKEVEEGTVFKKERKVYWVCRKCGYVHYGYEPPEECPSCDHPASYFQLKCEEY; encoded by the coding sequence ATGGAAAATACAATTAAAAATTTAACAAAGGCATTTATTGGAGAATCTCAGGCAAGAAATAGATACACAATTCATGCAAAAATTGCCAAAAAAGAAGGTTATGAACAGATTTCGGAAATCTTCCTCATAACTGCTGACAATGAAAGAGAACATGCAAAATGGCTCTTCAGGTTGATTAATGAACTAAAACAGAAATTGCCTGAGAATCCTGATGAAATCATTGTGGAGGCCACAGCCCCAACCACACTTGGCAATACAATAGATAACCTGAAGGCTGCCATTGGTGGGGAACATTACGAAAATACTGAAATGTATCCCGAATTTGCAAGAGTGGCTGAAGAAGAAGGATATGCAGACATTGCAAAACGACTGATGGCAATATCCAGAGCTGAAGAGCATCACGAAAAGCGATATAAAAAATTACTGAAAGAAGTTGAAGAAGGAACAGTATTCAAGAAAGAGAGAAAGGTTTACTGGGTCTGCCGAAAATGTGGATATGTCCATTATGGTTATGAACCACCTGAAGAATGCCCTTCATGTGACCACCCAGCCAGCTACTTCCAGTTGAAATGTGAGGAGTATTGA
- the katA gene encoding vegetative catalase, with protein sequence MTEKKKTFTNNFGAPVDDDQNSMTAGTRGYILMQDVHLLEKLSHFNRERIPERVVHAKGAGAYGYFEVTGDVTRYTKARFLSEIGKRTSVFVRFSTVGGEKGSADAARDPRGFAVKFYTEEGNYDMVGNNTPVFFIRDPLKFPDFIHTQKRNPATNLKDPEMFWDFLSLTPESIHQVTILFSDRGTPIDYRHMNGYSSHTFKWYNNSGEYFWVKYHFKTEQGIRNLTRKEAEIMAGENPDHATGDLYEAIERGDYPSWKMEVQIMTSEQAENYRFDPFDVTKVWPHDDFPPVIVGRLVLNRNPLNYFADVEQAAFSPASFVSGIAASPDKMLQGRLFSYHDAHLHRLGPNYHLLPVNSARGAMVNNYQRDGFMRFDENGRDSINYYPNSFGGPEPEPESDEPAFKISGQTARQPYTHPNDDFVQAGDLYRKVMNDMDRDHLIGNIVSHLGGAQKRIQLRQTAFFYKTDPMYGKRVAKGLGLNVKVVENLAEMSQEELVNATAEGVYAEEK encoded by the coding sequence TTGACAGAAAAAAAGAAGACATTTACAAACAATTTCGGAGCTCCTGTTGATGACGACCAGAACTCCATGACCGCAGGTACAAGAGGATATATCCTGATGCAGGATGTCCATCTGCTGGAAAAACTATCCCATTTCAACCGTGAACGCATCCCAGAACGTGTGGTTCATGCAAAAGGAGCTGGTGCATATGGTTATTTTGAGGTTACCGGCGATGTTACGAGATATACAAAGGCCAGGTTTCTCTCTGAAATTGGAAAACGCACCAGTGTTTTCGTACGATTTTCCACTGTAGGTGGAGAGAAGGGTTCAGCAGATGCTGCACGCGACCCCAGAGGCTTTGCTGTTAAATTTTACACAGAGGAAGGGAACTATGACATGGTAGGGAACAACACCCCTGTATTCTTTATTCGTGACCCACTGAAGTTTCCTGATTTCATACATACACAGAAACGCAATCCTGCAACCAACCTCAAGGACCCTGAGATGTTCTGGGATTTCCTCTCTCTTACACCTGAATCTATTCATCAGGTGACCATACTTTTTTCTGACCGTGGCACGCCAATAGATTACCGTCATATGAATGGTTACAGCAGCCATACCTTTAAGTGGTATAACAACAGTGGTGAATATTTCTGGGTAAAGTACCACTTCAAGACAGAACAGGGAATCCGGAATCTGACACGAAAAGAAGCTGAAATCATGGCAGGAGAAAACCCTGACCATGCCACAGGAGATTTGTATGAAGCAATTGAACGTGGTGATTATCCGTCATGGAAGATGGAAGTACAGATAATGACTTCAGAACAGGCTGAAAATTATCGTTTTGACCCCTTTGATGTCACAAAGGTATGGCCGCATGATGATTTCCCACCGGTTATAGTGGGACGTCTGGTGCTTAACCGCAATCCTCTAAACTACTTTGCCGATGTGGAGCAGGCTGCATTTTCTCCTGCCAGCTTCGTGTCAGGTATCGCTGCCTCGCCAGATAAGATGCTTCAGGGAAGACTCTTCAGCTATCATGACGCTCATCTCCACCGTCTGGGACCTAACTACCATTTACTGCCTGTAAATTCTGCCAGGGGTGCGATGGTAAACAATTATCAGCGAGACGGGTTTATGCGATTTGACGAAAACGGGAGAGATTCCATAAATTACTACCCCAACAGTTTTGGCGGTCCAGAACCTGAGCCTGAATCTGATGAACCAGCCTTTAAAATCTCCGGTCAGACGGCTCGCCAGCCATACACTCATCCAAATGATGATTTTGTGCAGGCCGGAGATTTATATCGTAAGGTGATGAATGACATGGACAGAGACCATCTGATTGGTAATATTGTGTCACACCTCGGAGGAGCCCAAAAACGTATACAGTTACGACAGACAGCCTTCTTTTACAAAACCGACCCCATGTATGGCAAACGTGTGGCCAAGGGTCTGGGACTGAATGTAAAGGTAGTCGAGAATCTGGCTGAGATGTCACAGGAAGAACTGGTTAATGCCACTGCAGAAGGAGTCTATGCAGAGGAAAAATAA